GGTCGCTCGCGCAGGGTGACGCGCGGCCGGAACGCCCACCGCGGGTCAGGGCGCCGGTATTCTCTGCAGCCGCGCGACGTCGAACCCCTCTCGCGCGGCGGTCGCCACCAGGCGGTCGTACGTGGCGGTGTCTAACACGGGCGTGCGCGACAGCAGCCAGAGGTAGCGCCGATCCGGCGTTCCGATCAGCGCCGCGCCGTAGTCGTCCGTGAGATCGAGCACCCAGTAGTCTGCCCAGACCATGGGCAGGAACGAGAGAAATGCCGGCGCGAAGCGCACCTTGAGCATGGACGCGGGGCCGCCGCGATGGGCGAGGTGGGCGGCTCCCTCGGCACGACTGACCGTGCTGTCGGCGGCACGGCACGTGTTCACGATCTTGATGGTGCTGTCGGGCTGCAGCTCGTAGTTGGCGGTGGGCTGCCCCGCGCACCGGCGCTCGAACCAGTTGGGGAACCGCGCCACCTCGTACCAGAGGCCGGCGTACCGCTCGAGGTCCAGCGAGGGAATGGCGCGGACCGGCTGCGGCCGCTCCTGCGCCACCGCGCGCGTGGCGCTCATGACGCCGAGCACCGAGGCGAGCGCCACGGCGCCCACGACTCGCGATGACGATCGCGCCGGCTTCGCTTGGATATTCATCTCCGAGTGGATTCCGCTCGACGGCGCCCCACGGCGTACGTGGCCGCGCCGCTGGCCACCAGCAACGCGCTCAGCCCCACCACCTTGAGAACATAGCGCCCCGGGTTCGGCTCGTCCGCCGGCGGGATCGCGGCCAGGACGATCGCGACCGCCGACGTCAGGAACCCTACCGCGCCGCAGAGCACCGCAGCATGCTTCCCGCCCGGCACCCGCATCACCTCCGGGCCCGCCGGTTCACGCTGCAGGCGGATCAACGCCGGGAACATCGTGAGGTACGGCAGGAAGTATGCGATGATGCCCAGACTCACCAGGATGTCGTACGCCTTCTTGGGCGTCTCGCCGGCCTGGCCCAGCACCGCGCAGAGCGCCGCCACGCCCACCTGCAGCAGCAGCGCCACGTACGGCGTGCCATAGCGCGGGTGCAGCTTGCCGAACGCGCGCGGCAGGTAGTTGTCGATGCCCGCTACGAACGGCAGGCGCGCCGGCGCCGACAGCCACACCCCCACCCCGCCCATGGAGCTCAGCACGATGAGGGCGGCCGCGAGCGGGCCCAGGCCCGGCAGGCCCACGCGGTCGCCCGTGCGCACGATGGCGTCCATGATGCCCTGCAGCCCTGTGATCTGCCCGTGGGGCAGCGCCAGCAGAATGGCCAGTGTGCCCAGGATGTAGATGGCCGGAATGATGAGCCCCGCGATCAGCACCGCACGCGGCACCGTGCGCCGCGGGTTCTCGATCTCCTCGCCCATGAACGAGCCCGCCTCGAGTCCGCTGAACGCGAACGCCAGCGTGGCCCAGAAGATCATGTCCTTGAGCCCCATGCTCGGCGCCAGGCTGTGCATCGTGATCGCCGTTGCCGGCCCGAACTTTGCCGCGGCCACGAACCCCATCACGATGAGCACCGTCATCGGGATCCAGGTGGCGTATGCGCCGATGCTCGTGAGCCACTTGCCGAACTGCAGCCCGGCGATGTTGAGCGCGGCGGCCAGGATCAGCCCGGCAAGCGAGAAGCTGATGAAGTAGGCGCCGCTGGTTTGCAGGTGGGCGAACCGCGAACCGAAGATGTAGAGCGCCGAGCTGGCCGCGAAGTAGAGGATGCCCGGCAGATAGGTGAGGTTCGAGCCCCAGTACGTCCAGCCGGTCATGAATCCCGTAAAGTCGCCGAACGCCTGCTTGGTCCAGACGTAGATGCCGCCTTCCTGCGGGTAGCGCGAGGAGAGTTCCAGCACCGTGAACGCCAGCGGGACGAACAGGCCCAGGGCGCCGATCACCCAGACCACCAGCGAACTCGGGCCCGCCGCCGCGGCCACCGCCACCCATCGCATCCCCACCACGCCCACCACGTAGAACCAGACCAGGTCGCGCACGCGGAGGACGCGGCGCAGTCCGGGTGCTGTGGCGGGTTCGGTCACGGAGTCTCCGGGGTTGGGACGGGCGAGCGCGGCAGCGCGCCGGTGTGGGGTGGGCCGGAGGAGAATGTCTAGCTGGGACGTCGGGGGCGCCAGGGCGCGTGCTTGTCGGCCCGGAACCCGAGCAGAAACAATACGATGGCAATAACGAACAGGGCCATGGCCGCTGACAGAACCAACGTGAGGTCTTGGTGCGAGGCGGAGCTGACCACGACCCTTCCGAACAACACGAGCAGGATCGCTGCGCTCAAAGCGAGAAAGGCTCTCTTGTGCCACCACCACGACGGTAAGGCTTCGCTCTTGGGCGGCTCGAGCCGAGCAATGATGTTCGCCGCCTTCGGCTCGTCCGCATCGTTGAGGATCGCGACTCTCACGCTACCGGCGAGGCCCAACGTCCCCGGCGAAGACTGGTCCAGCATGACCGCATCAATCCCATCCGCCAGCAGTGCGAGTCTCACACTCTCGGCCAGACTGAGCGAATGCGTGTGAAGGACGGTGATCATGGGCTACCGGTGGCTGTCGCGGCTACCTCGCGGACTCACTCCAACTCCAATCGCGGACGCCGCGGCGTTCTGCGGCGGCCTTCTATCATAGTTGCCGCCCGCGAGCGCCGCGAGCCGGCCGCTTCCTTGGTGCCCATGTGTGAGGGGTG
This portion of the Gemmatimonadaceae bacterium genome encodes:
- a CDS encoding DUF2007 domain-containing protein is translated as MITVLHTHSLSLAESVRLALLADGIDAVMLDQSSPGTLGLAGSVRVAILNDADEPKAANIIARLEPPKSEALPSWWWHKRAFLALSAAILLVLFGRVVVSSASHQDLTLVLSAAMALFVIAIVLFLLGFRADKHAPWRPRRPS
- a CDS encoding lipocalin family protein, encoding MNIQAKPARSSSRVVGAVALASVLGVMSATRAVAQERPQPVRAIPSLDLERYAGLWYEVARFPNWFERRCAGQPTANYELQPDSTIKIVNTCRAADSTVSRAEGAAHLAHRGGPASMLKVRFAPAFLSFLPMVWADYWVLDLTDDYGAALIGTPDRRYLWLLSRTPVLDTATYDRLVATAAREGFDVARLQRIPAP
- a CDS encoding APC family permease gives rise to the protein MTEPATAPGLRRVLRVRDLVWFYVVGVVGMRWVAVAAAAGPSSLVVWVIGALGLFVPLAFTVLELSSRYPQEGGIYVWTKQAFGDFTGFMTGWTYWGSNLTYLPGILYFAASSALYIFGSRFAHLQTSGAYFISFSLAGLILAAALNIAGLQFGKWLTSIGAYATWIPMTVLIVMGFVAAAKFGPATAITMHSLAPSMGLKDMIFWATLAFAFSGLEAGSFMGEEIENPRRTVPRAVLIAGLIIPAIYILGTLAILLALPHGQITGLQGIMDAIVRTGDRVGLPGLGPLAAALIVLSSMGGVGVWLSAPARLPFVAGIDNYLPRAFGKLHPRYGTPYVALLLQVGVAALCAVLGQAGETPKKAYDILVSLGIIAYFLPYLTMFPALIRLQREPAGPEVMRVPGGKHAAVLCGAVGFLTSAVAIVLAAIPPADEPNPGRYVLKVVGLSALLVASGAATYAVGRRRAESTRR